Sequence from the Deinococcus radiotolerans genome:
TAAGAAGAAGGCTGAACGCGGTCATGGGCTCAGCGTACGGGGCCGTGCAGGCGGGGCGGGCAGGTTGTCTAAAAACGAGCGTTCTGCCCTGCGCTTTACTTGGTGCCGTAGATGCGGTCGCCGGCGTCACCCAGGCCGGGGACGATGTACCCGTGGTCGTTCAGGTGCGAGTCCAGCGCGGCCACGACGATCTCCACGTCCGGGTGGTCGCGTTCGATCACGGCGACCCCCTCGGGCGCGGCGAGGATGCACATGAGCTTGATGGTGGTGGCGCCGGCCTCCTTCAGGCTGGCAATGGCGGCGCTGGCACTGCCGCCGGTGGCGAGCATGGGATCGGTGAGGAACACGCGGCGCTCGGCGATGTCGGTGGGGAGCTTGTTGTAGTACGCGACGGGTTCCAGGGTCTGCGGGTCGCGGTACAGCCCGATGTGCCCGACTTTCGCGGCGGGCACGAGCTGCACGATGGAGTCGGTCATGATCAGCCCGGCGCGCAGGATGGCCACCAGCGCCAGCTTCTTCCCGCTGAGCATGGGGAACTCGGCGGTGGTGATGGGCGTGGTGAGCTCCTCCTGGGTGACTTCAAGGTCACGCATGGCCTCGTAGGCCAGGAGCAGGCTGACCTCGCTGGCCAGTTCGCGGAATTCCTTGACGCCGGTGCGC
This genomic interval carries:
- the upp gene encoding uracil phosphoribosyltransferase — translated: MVTVVTHPLVQHKLSVMRDVRTGVKEFRELASEVSLLLAYEAMRDLEVTQEELTTPITTAEFPMLSGKKLALVAILRAGLIMTDSIVQLVPAAKVGHIGLYRDPQTLEPVAYYNKLPTDIAERRVFLTDPMLATGGSASAAIASLKEAGATTIKLMCILAAPEGVAVIERDHPDVEIVVAALDSHLNDHGYIVPGLGDAGDRIYGTK